In Cupriavidus basilensis, the following proteins share a genomic window:
- a CDS encoding TonB-dependent receptor → MTAPLKTRARLLASAGAIYCTGFLAATPAFAQSAADAGNAKEATLPTAVVTADSPLQAKRLPSYKFVAPLLDTPRSVTVIPEELLKQTNATTFADALKTVPGITFLGGDAAANPSADRPVIRGFESRNSIFVDGMRDSGVQNRETFAVEQISVIKGPDSVYAGRGAVGGSIDIVTKMPKADDFTNASLGLGTEAYKRATLDVNRRLNDETAVRLNVMGHDANQAGRNDVYSKRWGVAPSVAFGLNTPTTVSLSYYHVNTYDMPDFSVPFRSTGGTPGAGTSIQRSQFYGLNNRDYRRGQTDTGEIRIEHRVDDNWKVRNTTMFGRSTLDYIATNPQFLNASANLLQLQAKSGKYATNSVSNQTELSGKATLLGMQHTLTAGVEFSWERSLYEGYLVSDSAGNNIRTGGPCTIAYNCTAIGAWNANAPWTGSTVLNADKSFPGAPTSTRTNVSSAYLFDSVKLSDRWLFNAGTRFDRFDVTAVQAGTPDLKNTANLFSYQLGLVFKPIDTVSLYASYGTSANPPGANSGLGGGTDQITKTNQDLSPERSRNIEVGAKWDTLDRRLSLTSALFQTDKTNARVSDGLGGIVNAGKQRVRGAELGMAGNLTSKWRVFGGYSYLDAITIDAGSANASASGLPMVMVPKHNVTLWTYYDVLPRLSIGGGATISSLTYASVSATSRKWTPGYARFDAVATYRVSKTVDVQLNVQNLFDKKYYSAAYPIYATWAPGRSVVMTLNFHM, encoded by the coding sequence ATGACTGCTCCCCTGAAGACGCGCGCGCGTTTGCTCGCGTCCGCTGGTGCCATTTACTGCACAGGTTTCCTCGCCGCCACGCCGGCCTTCGCGCAATCCGCCGCCGACGCCGGCAACGCGAAGGAAGCCACCTTGCCCACCGCCGTTGTCACCGCCGATTCGCCGCTCCAGGCCAAGCGCCTGCCCTCGTACAAGTTCGTCGCACCGTTGCTGGATACGCCGCGCTCGGTCACGGTGATTCCCGAGGAACTGCTCAAGCAGACCAACGCGACGACCTTCGCCGATGCGTTGAAGACCGTGCCGGGCATCACCTTCCTGGGCGGCGACGCCGCGGCGAACCCCTCCGCGGATCGTCCGGTGATCCGCGGCTTCGAGTCGCGCAACTCGATCTTTGTCGACGGCATGCGCGACTCCGGCGTGCAGAACCGCGAGACCTTCGCGGTAGAGCAGATCAGCGTCATCAAGGGCCCGGATTCGGTGTATGCGGGACGTGGCGCGGTTGGCGGCAGCATCGACATCGTCACCAAGATGCCCAAGGCGGATGACTTCACCAATGCCAGCCTGGGGCTGGGCACCGAGGCCTACAAGCGCGCCACGCTCGACGTCAACCGCCGCCTCAACGACGAGACCGCGGTACGCCTGAACGTGATGGGCCACGACGCCAACCAGGCCGGGCGCAACGATGTCTACAGCAAGCGCTGGGGCGTGGCGCCGTCGGTCGCGTTCGGGCTGAACACGCCGACCACGGTGTCGCTGAGCTACTACCACGTCAACACCTACGACATGCCGGACTTCAGCGTGCCCTTCCGCTCGACCGGCGGCACGCCCGGGGCGGGAACCAGCATCCAGCGCTCGCAGTTCTACGGCCTGAACAACCGCGACTACCGCCGCGGGCAGACGGACACCGGCGAGATCCGCATCGAGCACCGCGTGGACGACAACTGGAAGGTGCGCAACACCACCATGTTCGGCCGCTCCACGCTGGACTACATCGCCACCAACCCGCAGTTCCTGAACGCCAGCGCGAACCTCCTGCAGCTGCAAGCCAAGAGCGGGAAGTACGCTACCAACAGCGTCTCCAACCAGACCGAGCTGTCCGGCAAGGCCACGCTGCTTGGCATGCAGCACACGCTCACGGCCGGTGTGGAATTCAGCTGGGAGCGCAGCCTGTACGAGGGCTACCTGGTGAGCGACAGCGCGGGCAACAATATCCGCACGGGTGGCCCCTGCACGATCGCCTACAACTGCACCGCGATCGGCGCCTGGAATGCCAATGCACCGTGGACCGGCAGCACCGTGCTCAACGCAGACAAGAGCTTCCCCGGCGCGCCCACCAGCACCCGCACCAATGTCTCGTCCGCCTACCTGTTCGACAGCGTGAAGCTGAGCGATCGCTGGCTGTTCAACGCCGGCACGCGCTTCGACCGCTTCGACGTCACCGCCGTGCAGGCCGGCACGCCGGACCTGAAGAACACCGCCAACCTGTTCAGCTACCAGCTTGGCCTGGTGTTCAAGCCAATCGACACGGTCAGTCTGTATGCCTCATACGGGACTTCGGCCAATCCGCCGGGCGCCAACAGCGGCCTGGGCGGCGGTACCGACCAGATCACCAAGACCAACCAGGACCTGTCGCCCGAGCGCAGCCGCAACATCGAAGTGGGCGCCAAATGGGACACGCTGGACCGCCGCCTGTCGCTGACCTCGGCGCTGTTCCAGACGGACAAGACCAATGCGCGCGTCAGTGACGGCCTGGGCGGCATCGTGAACGCGGGCAAGCAACGCGTGCGCGGCGCGGAACTGGGCATGGCCGGCAACCTCACCAGCAAGTGGCGCGTGTTCGGCGGCTACTCCTACCTGGATGCCATCACGATCGACGCCGGCTCCGCCAACGCCTCGGCATCCGGCCTGCCGATGGTGATGGTGCCCAAGCACAACGTCACGCTGTGGACGTACTACGACGTGCTGCCCAGGCTGTCGATCGGGGGCGGCGCCACGATCTCCAGCCTGACCTACGCCTCGGTCTCGGCAACGTCGCGCAAGTGGACGCCGGGCTACGCGCGTTTCGATGCGGTGGCGACGTATCGCGTCTCCAAGACCGTGGATGTGCAACTGAACGTGCAGAACCTCTTCGACAAGAAGTACTACTCCGCCGCGTACCCGATCTACGCGACGTGGGCGCCGGGTCGTTCAGTGGTGATGACGCTGAACTTCCATATGTAA
- a CDS encoding IclR family transcriptional regulator gives MATENSVPSALKASSAGDASKNTVQSLAKGFRILEAFTAQEPELTMAEVARRSGLDNATAFRFLNTLVDIGYVQRVPDTRLFRLSLKVLDLGFDAIAHADLRTRARPILRALVGEINEAASIGVLDGPDVLYAERIQAGLTRLGVDIRIGSRVPAYSTAVGYAILAWLPQDMQARVLDAQPRQKLTDHTLTELDTILERLKTVRAKGYALSDQETVSGLYVVAAPVLDVDGVPVAGLSVAAPAMNTSLDDFESATAPAVVHAASELARALQPSGGFIPPTLIPTRTRK, from the coding sequence ATGGCTACCGAGAACTCCGTCCCGAGCGCATTGAAGGCGAGCAGCGCGGGCGACGCATCCAAGAACACGGTGCAGTCGCTGGCGAAGGGCTTTCGCATTCTCGAAGCGTTCACGGCGCAGGAACCCGAGCTCACCATGGCGGAAGTCGCGCGCCGATCCGGGCTGGACAATGCCACGGCCTTTCGTTTCCTCAACACGCTGGTGGATATCGGCTACGTGCAGCGCGTGCCGGACACGCGGCTGTTCCGGTTGTCGCTCAAGGTGCTGGACCTGGGCTTTGACGCCATCGCCCATGCCGACCTGCGCACACGGGCAAGGCCGATCCTGCGTGCGCTGGTGGGGGAGATCAATGAAGCTGCCTCCATCGGCGTGCTGGATGGCCCGGACGTGCTTTACGCGGAACGGATCCAGGCCGGACTGACGCGGCTTGGCGTGGATATCCGCATCGGCAGCCGGGTGCCGGCCTATTCCACGGCCGTGGGCTACGCCATCCTGGCGTGGCTGCCGCAGGACATGCAGGCCCGCGTGCTGGACGCCCAGCCCCGGCAGAAGCTGACCGACCACACGCTCACCGAGCTCGACACCATCCTCGAGCGGCTCAAGACCGTGCGGGCCAAGGGCTATGCGTTGTCGGACCAGGAAACGGTGTCCGGCCTCTATGTGGTGGCCGCGCCGGTGCTGGATGTGGACGGCGTGCCGGTTGCCGGCCTGAGCGTGGCGGCGCCGGCCATGAATACCTCGCTTGACGATTTCGAATCGGCCACGGCCCCGGCGGTAGTGCATGCCGCTAGCGAGCTGGCCCGTGCGCTGCAACCCTCCGGCGGATTCATTCCGCCAACCTTGATACCCACCCGAACGCGCAAATAG